Below is a window of Vibrio fortis DNA.
TATCAGCACAAAGTCATCAGGTTTCAGGAATTGTTGATCAATTAGTGTTTGGCATGAAAAAAATTCATGCAACCAAGAACGTGACATTTAAGCTGTGTATCCCTGCAGATGTTGTTTTTGTTGGGCAGCGTAACGACTTGATGGAAGTCGTGGGTAACCTGCTTGATAACGCGTGCAAGTATGGAAATGGAGAAATTCACGTATCAGCGTACATCAAGAATTCTAAGTGTCTTTATGTGGTGGTTGAGGACAATGGAGAGGGTGTACCAGACGCGTTGAAAGAGAAGCTAGGCGATCGTGGAATGCGACTAGACAGCCGGGTCCAAGGCTACGGACTCGGAATCAATATCGCACAGGAACTTCTATCTAGTTATCACGGCCTATTGAAAATCGAAGACTCGTCCTTGGGCGGCGCCAAATTTACCGCTGTATTTGAAGTCCAAGAAGACTTGCAACTTAGATAGGTGTTTAGTGTTCCTTACACTATGACAAAGATAGGCAGTAGAGCGTTTAACCGTAAGGTTAAACGCTCTTTTGTTATTGATTCTTGTATTTATGTAGCAGATCCCAAGGGATGTGACACAGGTGGTGATTCTCTGGGTGGAGTGATAGGTGGTGTTGGTGGACGTCGTCGCTCGGGACAAAGTTTGTCAGAGGCAAGATCTCTAAAGCGATTCGGTTAGCATCCTCTCGAATCGAAATAAAATGCTTAGCTTGTTCAAGGTGTGTCGGATTTTCACTATAGATACCAGTTCGGTATTTCTCGCCGACATCATTTCCCTGCTTGTTGACGCTGTACGGATCGATAATCTCGAACAGATGTTGAATAAGAGCTTCAACGCTTAATTTGGTAGAATCAAACTCGACTTCTACACATTCTGCATAACCATCGTAATCGCCTTGAGTGGTCGGGCTGGAGCCATTAGCGCGACCTGCTTTGGTCTCTATAACTCCGGGTACGTACTTAATAAACTCTTGCACTCCCCACAAGCACCCACCCGCCAAATAGATTTTTTCCATCACTGATTACTCTTAATTACAACAGGGCAATAGTAAATGATTTGAGGTTGGAGACAAGCAGCTTGGTTTCCAACCATGTTAGTCAATTACTGCCACATTACCAAAATAGCCGCGATCGCGATAAAGAAGAGGGCGAGCATATCTTTATTTTTCACAGGTTCTTTAAGCCAAAATACCGAGATAAGCATGGTAAAGAACACTTCGATTTGCCCCAGTGTTTTAACGTATGGAACAGCTTGTAGCGACATTGCACTAAACCACCCCAGAGAGCCGATAAAGCTAGCAATACTGGTCATGATTACAAGCTTGGGTTTAGTGAACATCAGTTTCAACGTTTCGCGATCTTTAATGATCAGATAGGTCAGCAAGAGTATGGTCTGAGTCAGAATAACAATAAACAGTACCCAAGCTGCGCTGTGTGGGAAAGGTAGGTTTAGGCTCAAACTGGCTTCACGAATCCATAAGGAAGTAAGAGCAAAAGCAGTACTACAAGCCAAACCGATTGAGGCCGTCTTTAGAGATACACTGCGAACACCGTTGGCACAGCTAAGCAGAAATACAGCGACCATACCAAAAGCGACGCCAACCCAGCCGAGCAGTGTTAACGAAGTACCAAAAAATAGCATCCCCAACAGTGCAGAAACAGGGGCTTCACTTTTTGCTAGCCCAGCACCAATCGCAAAGTTACGCTGTTTAAACAGCACTACCATCAAGCCAGTGGCAACGATTTGCATCACTGAAGCACCCGCGAGAAAGAAGTAAGAATACCCAGTGAATGTTGGCATTGGAGCATCTTGGTATTGATACAAGCAGAACAAGTAAACTAGCGCGAGTGGACTTGCCCATAAAAAACGCGCGAGGGTTACTCCCGAGACATTTAAGGTTTTGCTTAAGCGGCTTTGAAAAGCGTTTCTCCATGCTTGGCTAGAAGCGGCAAGTACAGTGAAGAGTATCCATTCCATGGCTGGTTTCCTTGGGAAGGGAAAGAGAGCAGCGCATTACTTGTGCTGCTCGACATTGTTTCAGTTACAGATTTATAGGTAACGAGCTTTCAAGTGATCTTGGAAGAACTTCGCATTCAGTGTTTCACCCGTCGCGCCTTTAACCAACTCATCGGTGGTCAGCAGGCTGCCTTTGCTCCAAATACTATTTTCAAGCCAGTTGAAGATAGGCGAGAGGTCGCCAGACTGAATCGCTTGATCTACATCGACGGTTTGCTTCATCGCAGCCATGAATTGCGCTGCGTACATTGCGCCTAGTGTGTAGCTTGGGAAGTAACCAAATGCGCCGTCCGTCCAGTGAATATCCTGCATACAGCCATTGGTAAAGTTACCTTGAGTGCTTAGTCCAAGGTAAGCTTGCATCTTTTGGTTCCACAGCTCCGGCACATCAGTGTGCTTGATGTCGCCATTGATCAAGTCACGCTCAATCTCATAACGCAAGATAACGTGCGCAGGGTAGGTGAGCTCATCGGCATCAACACGAATGAAGTCTTTTTTCACTCGTGTGTAGATTTTCTTAAAGTTCTCTTGTTCGAACTCTGGGCCGTTGAATTGGCTGCCAGCCATACGAGCCAAATGAGCGATGAAAGCATCGCTTCGGCCAACTTGCATTTCGAAGAACAGAGATTGCGATTCATGGATACCCATAGA
It encodes the following:
- a CDS encoding DMT family transporter codes for the protein MEWILFTVLAASSQAWRNAFQSRLSKTLNVSGVTLARFLWASPLALVYLFCLYQYQDAPMPTFTGYSYFFLAGASVMQIVATGLMVVLFKQRNFAIGAGLAKSEAPVSALLGMLFFGTSLTLLGWVGVAFGMVAVFLLSCANGVRSVSLKTASIGLACSTAFALTSLWIREASLSLNLPFPHSAAWVLFIVILTQTILLLTYLIIKDRETLKLMFTKPKLVIMTSIASFIGSLGWFSAMSLQAVPYVKTLGQIEVFFTMLISVFWLKEPVKNKDMLALFFIAIAAILVMWQ
- a CDS encoding peptide-methionine (S)-S-oxide reductase; protein product: MEKIYLAGGCLWGVQEFIKYVPGVIETKAGRANGSSPTTQGDYDGYAECVEVEFDSTKLSVEALIQHLFEIIDPYSVNKQGNDVGEKYRTGIYSENPTHLEQAKHFISIREDANRIALEILPLTNFVPSDDVHQHHLSLHPENHHLCHIPWDLLHKYKNQ